A window of the Schlesneria paludicola DSM 18645 genome harbors these coding sequences:
- a CDS encoding sugar phosphate isomerase/epimerase family protein yields the protein MFVAVSSQCFSDSSFPAACQQAADLGYDKIELWLNESSDHLKPSQIAASPTKFFQVYRETTRLTPIAINLQEDVQLDVFENLCKVSKMLKITQITIPAATLGTPFNEEIDRLRSRLAASNSAGIRLSLKTKTGHLTEDPQTAVELCQAVPGLGLTLDVSYYICGRFAGQSYDQVFPYVYHVHLRDTTPSQVQVPVGLGDVDYSRIVSQLRRFNYNRALSVEILPEWLQGQERALELRKIRMLLETLL from the coding sequence GTGTTCGTTGCAGTATCATCACAATGTTTTTCAGACAGCAGCTTCCCTGCAGCCTGCCAGCAGGCTGCGGATCTGGGGTATGACAAGATCGAACTTTGGCTCAACGAGTCGAGTGATCATCTCAAACCATCCCAGATTGCGGCGTCGCCAACCAAATTCTTTCAGGTGTATCGTGAAACGACACGCCTGACACCGATTGCGATTAATCTGCAAGAAGATGTGCAACTGGATGTCTTCGAGAACCTGTGCAAGGTTTCGAAGATGCTCAAGATCACGCAGATCACGATTCCAGCGGCAACGCTGGGAACTCCGTTCAACGAAGAGATCGACCGCCTGCGCAGCCGACTGGCCGCGTCGAATTCGGCGGGCATTCGTTTGTCACTCAAGACCAAGACCGGCCATTTGACAGAAGATCCACAAACCGCCGTGGAACTTTGTCAGGCAGTCCCCGGTCTCGGTTTGACACTGGACGTCAGCTACTACATCTGCGGCCGCTTCGCTGGCCAGAGCTACGATCAAGTGTTCCCATACGTCTATCACGTCCACCTGCGTGATACGACGCCAAGTCAGGTACAGGTCCCCGTGGGTCTGGGTGACGTAGACTACAGCCGGATTGTCAGCCAGTTGCGACGGTTCAACTACAATCGCGCCTTGTCGGTCGAGATCCTGCCCGAATGGCTGCAAGGCCAGGAACGTGCGTTGGAGCTCCGAAAAATTCGCATGCTGCTGGAAACGCTGCTCTGA